A single region of the Mycobacterium avium subsp. avium genome encodes:
- a CDS encoding acyclic terpene utilization AtuA family protein, with amino-acid sequence MASRPGPPGDPGAVRIANCSGFYGDRLSAMREMLTGGEVDYLTGDYLAELTMLILGRDRMKHPERGYAKTFLTQLEDCLGEARDRGVRIVANAGGLNPAGLADAIRDLAARLRLDVRAAHVEGDDLLARAAELGLGSPLTANAYLGAWGIVDCLGDGANVVVTGRVTDASVIVGAAAAHFGWERSDYDRLAGAVVAGHVIECGVQATGGNYSFFTEVPDLTHADFPLAEVHADGSSVITKHPGTGGLVSVDTVTAQLLYEITGARYANPDVTARMDTVELSSDGPDRVRISGVRGEPPPPTYKVSLNSIGGFRNSMTFVLTGLDIEAKAELVRRQLQSALAVKPAELQWSLARTDHLDADTEEAASALLHCVVRDPDPANVGRQFSSAAVELALASYPGFHVTAPPGDGQVYGVFTAGYVDADKVPHIAVHADGTRVDIPCATDTLELAPVDDPALPEPLPDGPVRRAPLGTIAGARSGDKGGSANVGVWVRTDEQWRWLAHTLTVERLTELLPEAAEFAVTRHLLPNLRAVNFVIDGILGQGVAYQARFDPQAKGLGEWLRGRYLDIPESLL; translated from the coding sequence ATGGCCTCTCGTCCCGGTCCTCCCGGCGATCCGGGGGCGGTCCGCATCGCGAACTGCTCCGGGTTCTACGGCGACCGGCTGTCGGCCATGCGCGAGATGCTGACCGGCGGCGAGGTGGACTACCTCACCGGCGACTACCTGGCCGAACTGACCATGCTGATCCTGGGCCGCGATCGGATGAAGCACCCCGAGCGCGGCTACGCCAAGACCTTCCTGACCCAACTCGAGGACTGCCTGGGCGAGGCCCGCGACCGCGGGGTCCGCATCGTGGCCAACGCCGGCGGACTCAACCCGGCCGGCCTGGCCGACGCGATCCGCGACCTCGCCGCCCGGCTACGCCTCGACGTCCGGGCCGCCCATGTCGAGGGCGACGACCTGCTGGCGCGCGCCGCCGAGCTGGGGCTGGGCAGCCCGCTGACCGCCAACGCCTACCTGGGCGCCTGGGGCATCGTCGACTGCCTGGGCGACGGCGCCAACGTCGTCGTCACCGGCCGGGTCACCGACGCCTCGGTGATCGTCGGGGCGGCCGCGGCGCACTTCGGCTGGGAACGCAGCGACTACGACCGGCTCGCCGGGGCGGTGGTGGCCGGCCACGTCATCGAGTGCGGGGTGCAGGCCACCGGCGGCAACTATTCCTTCTTCACCGAGGTGCCCGACCTGACCCACGCGGATTTCCCGCTGGCCGAGGTGCACGCCGACGGCTCCTCGGTGATCACCAAGCATCCGGGCACCGGCGGGCTGGTCAGCGTCGACACCGTCACCGCGCAACTGCTGTACGAGATCACCGGCGCGCGTTACGCCAACCCCGACGTCACCGCCCGGATGGACACCGTCGAGCTGTCCTCCGACGGCCCCGACCGGGTGCGCATCAGCGGCGTGCGCGGTGAGCCGCCGCCGCCCACCTACAAGGTGTCGCTGAACAGCATCGGCGGATTCCGCAACTCGATGACCTTCGTGCTGACCGGCCTGGACATCGAGGCCAAGGCCGAGCTGGTGCGTCGGCAGCTGCAGTCCGCGTTGGCGGTCAAACCCGCGGAGCTGCAGTGGTCGCTGGCCCGCACCGACCATCTCGACGCCGACACCGAAGAGGCCGCCAGCGCCCTGCTGCACTGCGTCGTCCGCGATCCCGACCCGGCCAACGTCGGGCGCCAATTCTCCTCGGCCGCAGTCGAATTGGCACTCGCCAGCTATCCGGGATTTCATGTCACCGCCCCGCCGGGCGACGGCCAGGTGTACGGCGTGTTCACCGCCGGCTATGTCGACGCCGATAAGGTGCCGCACATCGCGGTGCACGCCGACGGCACCCGGGTCGACATTCCTTGCGCCACCGATACTTTGGAGTTGGCGCCGGTCGATGACCCGGCGCTGCCCGAACCGCTGCCGGACGGCCCGGTGCGCCGCGCGCCGCTGGGTACTATCGCCGGGGCCCGCAGCGGAGACAAGGGCGGCTCGGCCAACGTCGGGGTCTGGGTCCGCACCGACGAGCAGTGGCGCTGGCTGGCCCACACGTTGACCGTCGAGCGGCTCACCGAGCTGCTGCCCGAGGCCGCCGAGTTCGCCGTCACCCGCCACCTGCTGCCCAACCTGCGCGCGGTCAACTTCGTCATCGACGGCATCCTCGGACAGGGTGTCGCCTATCAAGCCCGGTTCGACCCGCAAGCCAAGGGGCTGGGCGAATGGCTGCGCGGCCGCTACCTCGACATCCCGGAGAGCCTGCTGTGA
- a CDS encoding acyl-CoA dehydrogenase family protein, with protein MNLWTTPEREQLRKTVRSFAEREILPHVDEWERSGELPRELHRSAGAAGLLGAGFPESVGGGGGDGADAVIICEEMHQAGAPGGVFASLFTCGIAVPHMIASGDQRLIEEFVRPTLAGEKIGSLAITEPGGGSDVGHLRTSAVRDGDHYIVNGAKTYITSGVRADYVVTAVRTGGPGAAGVSLLVVEKGTPGFEVTRKLDKMGWRSSDTAELSYTDVRVPVSNLVGAENTGFAQIAQAFVSERIGLATQAYSSAQRCLDLTVQWCRDRETFGRPLISRQSVQNTLAEMARRIDVARVYSRNVVERQLAGETNLIPQVCFAKNTAVEAGEWVANQAVQLFGGMGYMAESEVERQYRGMRILGIGGGTTEILTALSAKLLGFQS; from the coding sequence GTGAATCTGTGGACCACCCCCGAGCGCGAACAACTGCGAAAGACGGTGCGCTCGTTCGCCGAACGCGAGATCCTGCCGCACGTCGACGAGTGGGAGCGCAGCGGCGAGCTGCCGCGCGAATTGCACCGCAGCGCCGGGGCGGCCGGGCTGTTGGGCGCCGGCTTTCCCGAATCGGTCGGCGGCGGGGGCGGCGACGGCGCCGACGCGGTCATCATCTGCGAGGAGATGCATCAGGCCGGAGCACCGGGCGGGGTGTTCGCGTCGTTGTTCACCTGCGGCATCGCGGTGCCGCACATGATCGCCTCCGGGGATCAGCGGCTCATCGAGGAGTTCGTCCGGCCCACGCTGGCCGGCGAGAAGATCGGTTCGCTGGCCATCACCGAGCCGGGCGGCGGTTCGGACGTCGGTCATTTGCGGACCTCCGCGGTACGCGATGGTGATCACTACATCGTCAACGGCGCCAAGACCTACATCACCTCCGGGGTGCGTGCCGACTATGTGGTGACCGCGGTCCGCACCGGGGGCCCTGGGGCGGCAGGGGTTTCGTTGCTGGTGGTCGAGAAGGGCACTCCCGGGTTCGAGGTGACGCGCAAGCTGGACAAGATGGGCTGGCGCTCCTCGGACACCGCCGAGCTGTCCTACACCGACGTCCGGGTACCGGTGTCCAACCTGGTCGGCGCCGAGAACACCGGGTTCGCCCAAATAGCCCAGGCCTTCGTCTCCGAGCGGATCGGCCTTGCCACACAAGCGTATTCGAGTGCGCAGCGGTGCCTGGACCTGACGGTGCAGTGGTGTCGCGACCGCGAGACGTTCGGCCGGCCGCTGATTTCCCGGCAGTCGGTGCAGAACACGCTGGCCGAGATGGCCCGCCGCATCGACGTCGCCCGGGTGTATTCGCGCAACGTGGTGGAACGCCAGCTGGCCGGTGAGACGAATCTGATCCCGCAGGTGTGCTTCGCCAAGAACACGGCCGTGGAGGCCGGAGAATGGGTTGCCAACCAGGCCGTGCAGCTGTTCGGCGGCATGGGCTACATGGCCGAATCCGAGGTCGAACGCCAATACCGGGGCATGAGGATCCTGGGCATCGGCGGCGGCACCACCGAAATCCTGACCGCGTTGTCCGCCAAACTGCTGGGATTCCAATCATGA
- a CDS encoding acyl-CoA carboxylase subunit beta produces the protein MLQSTLDREATAFTDAASAAMAKLEEIDTELANALAGGGPKYVERHHARGKLTARERIELLVDQDSPFLELSPLAAWGSSFKVGASTVTGIGVVEGVECMIVANDPTVKGGTSNPWTLKKILRANQIAFENRLPVISLVESGGADLPTQKEIFIPGGRMFRDLTRLSAAGIPTIALVFGNSTAGGAYVPGMSDHVVMIKERSKVFLAGPPLVKMATGEESDDESLGGAEMHARVSGLADYFAVDELDAIRIGRRIVARLNWVKQGPTPKPVTEPLFDTEELIGIVPADLRIPFDPREVIARIVDGSEFDEFKPLYGSSLVTGWARLHGYPIGILANARGVLFSEESQKATQFIQLANRSNTPLLFLHNTTGYMVGKDYEEGGMIKHGSMMINAVSNSTVPHISLLIGASYGAGHYGMCGRAYDPRFLFAWPTSKSAVMGGAQLAGVLSIVARAAAEARGQQFDEQADAAMRAAVEGQIEAESLPLVLSGMLYDDGVIDPRDTRTVLGMCLSAIANGPIEGTSNFGVFRM, from the coding sequence GTGCTGCAGTCCACCCTCGACCGCGAGGCCACCGCCTTCACCGACGCGGCGTCGGCGGCGATGGCGAAACTCGAGGAGATCGACACCGAACTCGCCAACGCGCTGGCCGGCGGCGGACCGAAATACGTTGAACGCCACCACGCCCGGGGCAAGCTGACGGCGCGGGAACGCATCGAACTGCTGGTCGACCAGGACTCGCCGTTCCTGGAGCTGAGCCCCCTGGCGGCCTGGGGCAGCTCCTTCAAGGTCGGCGCCAGCACCGTCACCGGTATCGGCGTGGTCGAGGGCGTCGAATGCATGATCGTGGCGAATGACCCCACGGTCAAAGGCGGCACCAGCAACCCGTGGACCCTGAAGAAGATCCTGCGGGCCAACCAAATCGCCTTCGAGAACCGGCTTCCGGTGATCTCCCTGGTGGAGTCCGGCGGGGCGGACCTGCCCACCCAGAAGGAGATCTTCATCCCCGGCGGACGGATGTTCCGCGACCTCACCCGACTGTCCGCCGCCGGAATCCCCACCATCGCTTTGGTTTTCGGAAACTCCACGGCGGGCGGCGCCTACGTCCCGGGCATGTCGGATCACGTGGTGATGATCAAGGAACGTTCCAAGGTGTTCCTGGCCGGTCCGCCGCTGGTGAAGATGGCCACCGGTGAGGAATCCGACGACGAATCACTGGGTGGGGCCGAAATGCATGCCCGGGTCTCGGGTTTGGCCGACTACTTCGCCGTAGACGAACTCGACGCGATCCGCATCGGCCGGCGCATCGTGGCCCGGTTGAACTGGGTCAAGCAGGGCCCCACACCCAAACCGGTCACCGAGCCGCTGTTCGACACCGAAGAGCTCATCGGCATCGTGCCCGCCGATCTGCGCATCCCGTTCGATCCGCGGGAAGTGATCGCCCGCATCGTCGACGGCTCCGAGTTCGACGAATTCAAGCCGCTGTACGGCTCGTCGCTGGTGACCGGCTGGGCCCGGCTGCACGGCTATCCGATCGGCATCCTGGCCAACGCGCGCGGTGTGCTGTTCAGCGAGGAGTCGCAAAAGGCCACCCAGTTCATCCAGCTGGCCAACCGCTCCAACACGCCATTGCTGTTCCTGCACAACACCACCGGCTACATGGTGGGCAAGGACTACGAAGAGGGCGGGATGATCAAGCACGGGTCGATGATGATCAACGCCGTGTCCAACTCGACGGTGCCGCACATCTCGCTGTTGATCGGCGCCTCCTACGGCGCGGGCCACTACGGCATGTGCGGCCGCGCCTACGACCCGCGTTTCCTGTTCGCCTGGCCGACGTCGAAGTCCGCGGTGATGGGCGGCGCCCAGCTGGCCGGCGTGCTGTCCATCGTGGCCCGCGCGGCGGCCGAGGCCCGCGGCCAGCAGTTCGACGAGCAGGCCGACGCGGCGATGCGGGCGGCGGTGGAAGGCCAGATCGAAGCGGAGTCGCTGCCCCTGGTGCTGTCCGGAATGCTCTACGACGACGGGGTGATCGATCCACGAGACACCCGCACGGTATTGGGAATGTGTTTGTCCGCCATAGCCAATGGCCCGATCGAGGGGACGTCGAACTTCGGCGTCTTTCGGATGTGA
- a CDS encoding acetyl/propionyl/methylcrotonyl-CoA carboxylase subunit alpha produces MGITRVLVANRGEIARRVFATCRRLGVSTVAVYTDPDAGAPHVAEADARVRLPNTTDYLNIEAIIGAARAAGADALHPGYGFLSENADFATAVADAGLTWVGPPVDAVRAMGSKIESKKLMAAAGVPVLDELDPDTVTEAQLPVLVKASAGGGGRGMRVVHELSALRGEVEAARREAQSAFGDPTVFCERYLPTGHHVEVQVLADAHGTVWAVGERECSIQRRHQKIIEEAPSPLVERTPGMRAKLFEAARLAAGAIGYTGAGTVEFLADDDGEFYFLEMNTRLQVEHPVTEETTGLDLVELQLAVADGARLDAEPPAVQGYSIEARLYAEDPARGWQPQAGVVHAFAVPSVRAEFGSLGRRIGIRLDAGITDGFAVSIHYDPMLAKVISYAPTRRQAALVLADALTRTRVHGVRTNRDLLVNVLRHPAFLDGATDTAFFDTHGLAELAAPLGDAAAVRLSAVAAALADAARNRAHAPVLGAIPSGWRNLPSGFQVKDYRDDEGHEHRVQYRFTRTGLVLPDDPSVQLVSATADDVVLRTDGVEHNFSVRRYHGADADVYVDSARGPVHLTVLPRFPEPGSTVEKGSLVAPMPGNVIRLGAAIGDTVTAGQSLIWLEAMKMEHTIAAPVDGVLAELNVKTGQQVEVGAVLARVEAPQSEGDAQ; encoded by the coding sequence ATGGGAATCACGCGAGTACTGGTTGCCAACCGCGGCGAGATCGCCCGACGGGTTTTCGCTACCTGCCGACGGCTGGGGGTGAGCACCGTCGCCGTCTATACCGACCCCGATGCCGGCGCGCCGCATGTCGCCGAAGCCGACGCCCGGGTGCGGTTGCCGAACACCACCGACTACCTCAACATCGAGGCCATCATCGGCGCCGCCCGCGCGGCCGGCGCCGACGCGCTACATCCCGGATATGGATTCCTCTCCGAGAACGCCGATTTCGCGACCGCTGTCGCCGACGCCGGACTGACTTGGGTCGGTCCGCCGGTGGATGCGGTGCGCGCGATGGGCTCCAAGATCGAGTCGAAAAAGCTGATGGCCGCCGCCGGAGTGCCGGTGCTCGACGAGCTCGACCCCGACACCGTCACCGAGGCCCAGCTGCCGGTGCTGGTCAAGGCGTCCGCGGGCGGTGGCGGCCGCGGCATGCGGGTGGTGCACGAATTATCCGCCCTGCGTGGCGAAGTGGAGGCCGCGCGCCGGGAGGCGCAGTCCGCGTTCGGTGATCCGACGGTGTTCTGCGAACGCTATCTGCCCACCGGTCACCACGTCGAGGTTCAGGTGCTGGCCGACGCCCACGGCACGGTGTGGGCGGTCGGCGAACGCGAATGTTCGATTCAGCGCCGTCACCAGAAGATCATCGAGGAGGCCCCCTCACCGCTGGTGGAGCGCACACCGGGGATGCGCGCCAAGCTGTTCGAGGCGGCCCGGCTGGCCGCCGGCGCCATCGGCTACACCGGGGCCGGGACGGTCGAGTTCCTCGCCGATGACGACGGAGAGTTCTACTTCTTGGAGATGAACACCCGGCTGCAGGTCGAACACCCGGTCACCGAGGAGACCACCGGGCTGGACCTGGTCGAGCTGCAGCTCGCGGTCGCCGACGGCGCCCGCCTGGACGCGGAACCCCCTGCCGTCCAGGGTTATTCGATCGAGGCCCGGCTGTACGCCGAGGACCCGGCCCGCGGTTGGCAGCCGCAGGCCGGCGTGGTGCACGCGTTCGCGGTGCCCTCGGTCCGGGCCGAGTTCGGCTCACTGGGGCGGCGGATCGGCATCCGGCTGGACGCGGGTATCACCGACGGATTCGCGGTGTCGATCCACTACGACCCGATGCTGGCCAAGGTCATCTCCTACGCGCCAACCCGCCGTCAGGCGGCGCTGGTGCTGGCCGACGCGCTCACCCGCACCCGGGTGCACGGCGTGCGCACCAACCGCGATCTGCTGGTGAACGTGCTGCGGCATCCGGCGTTCCTCGACGGCGCCACCGACACAGCGTTTTTCGACACCCACGGCCTGGCCGAGCTGGCGGCGCCGCTGGGCGACGCGGCGGCGGTGCGCCTGTCGGCGGTCGCGGCCGCTCTCGCCGACGCCGCGCGCAACCGCGCTCACGCCCCGGTGCTGGGCGCCATCCCCAGCGGCTGGCGGAACCTGCCGTCGGGCTTTCAGGTCAAGGACTACCGCGACGACGAGGGCCACGAGCATCGGGTCCAATATCGTTTCACCAGAACCGGTTTGGTTCTGCCCGATGACCCGTCGGTGCAGCTGGTGTCGGCCACGGCCGACGACGTGGTGCTGCGCACCGACGGTGTCGAGCACAACTTCTCGGTGCGCCGCTACCACGGCGCCGACGCCGACGTGTATGTCGATTCGGCGCGCGGGCCGGTGCACCTGACCGTGCTGCCGCGCTTCCCCGAGCCCGGTTCGACCGTCGAAAAGGGCTCGCTGGTGGCGCCCATGCCCGGCAACGTCATCCGGCTCGGTGCCGCGATCGGGGACACCGTCACCGCCGGTCAGTCCCTGATCTGGCTGGAAGCCATGAAGATGGAGCACACCATCGCCGCCCCGGTCGACGGGGTGCTCGCCGAGCTCAATGTCAAAACCGGTCAGCAAGTCGAAGTCGGCGCTGTGCTGGCAAGAGTGGAAGCGCCGCAATCAGAAGGAGATGCACAGTGA
- a CDS encoding acyl-CoA dehydrogenase family protein produces MTDSSFIENEERQALRKAVAEWASNYGSEYYLRKARAHEHTDELWSEAGKLGFLGVNLPEQYGGGGAGMYELSLVMEEMAAAGSALLLMVVSPAINGTIISKFGTEEQKKRWLPGIADGTLTMAFAITEPDAGSNSHKITTTARRDGSDWILKGQKVFISGIDQAQAVLVVARTEEAKTGKLRPALFVVPTDAPGFSATPIEMELISPERQFQVFLDDVRLPSDALIGAEDAAIAQLFAGLNPERIMGAASSVGMGRFALARAAEYVKTRQVWGTPVGAHQGLSHPLAQCHIEVELAKLMMQKAATLYDAGNDMGAAEAANMAKYAAAEAATRSVDQAVQSMGGNGLTKEYGVAAMLASARLGRIAPVSREMVLNFVAQTSLGLPRSY; encoded by the coding sequence GTGACCGACAGCAGCTTCATCGAAAACGAAGAGCGTCAGGCGTTGCGCAAGGCGGTAGCCGAGTGGGCATCCAACTACGGCAGCGAGTACTACCTGCGGAAGGCCCGCGCCCACGAGCACACTGACGAATTGTGGTCCGAAGCAGGCAAACTCGGCTTTCTCGGGGTGAACCTGCCCGAGCAGTACGGCGGCGGGGGCGCCGGCATGTACGAGCTGTCGCTGGTGATGGAGGAGATGGCGGCCGCGGGCAGCGCGCTGCTGTTGATGGTGGTGTCGCCGGCCATCAACGGCACCATCATCAGCAAGTTCGGCACCGAGGAGCAGAAGAAGCGCTGGCTTCCCGGGATCGCCGACGGCACGCTGACAATGGCGTTCGCCATCACCGAACCCGACGCCGGGTCCAACTCGCACAAGATCACCACCACCGCCCGCCGCGACGGCAGCGACTGGATCCTCAAGGGCCAGAAGGTTTTCATTTCCGGCATCGACCAGGCGCAGGCGGTCCTGGTGGTGGCCCGCACCGAGGAGGCAAAGACCGGCAAGCTGCGGCCCGCGCTGTTCGTGGTGCCCACCGATGCGCCCGGTTTCAGCGCCACGCCGATCGAGATGGAATTGATCAGCCCGGAACGCCAGTTCCAGGTCTTCCTCGACGACGTGCGGCTGCCGTCGGATGCGCTCATCGGCGCCGAAGACGCCGCGATCGCACAGCTTTTCGCCGGGCTCAACCCCGAACGCATCATGGGCGCAGCCAGCTCCGTCGGGATGGGCCGGTTCGCGCTGGCCCGGGCCGCCGAATACGTCAAGACCCGCCAGGTGTGGGGCACCCCGGTCGGCGCGCACCAGGGCCTGTCACATCCGTTGGCGCAGTGCCACATCGAGGTCGAACTCGCCAAGCTGATGATGCAGAAGGCGGCCACCCTGTATGACGCCGGCAACGACATGGGCGCGGCCGAGGCCGCCAACATGGCCAAATATGCTGCGGCCGAGGCGGCTACCCGCTCGGTCGACCAGGCGGTGCAGTCGATGGGCGGCAACGGCCTCACCAAGGAGTACGGTGTGGCCGCCATGCTGGCCTCGGCCCGGCTGGGCCGCATCGCCCCGGTCAGCCGCGAGATGGTGCTCAACTTCGTCGCCCAGACCTCGCTGGGCCTGCCCCGCAGCTACTGA
- a CDS encoding enoyl-CoA hydratase family protein — protein MDALVDYAGPAATGGPVARLTLNSPHNRNALSSALVSQLHQGLRDASSDPAVRVVVLAHTGGTFCAGADLSEAGSGGSPSSAYDMAVERAREMAALMRAIVESRLPVIAAIDGHVRAGGFGLVGACDIAVAGPRSSFALTEARIGVAPAIISLTLLPKLSARAAARYYLTGEKFDARRAEEIGLITMAAEDVDAAVDQLVADVGRGSPQGLAASKALTTAAVLERFDRDAERLAEESARLFVSDEAREGMLAFLEKRSPNWTS, from the coding sequence ATGGACGCCCTGGTCGACTACGCCGGTCCCGCCGCCACCGGCGGTCCGGTGGCGCGGCTGACGCTGAACTCACCGCACAACCGCAACGCGCTGTCCAGCGCGCTGGTCAGCCAGTTGCATCAGGGGCTGCGCGACGCCTCGTCGGATCCGGCGGTGCGGGTGGTGGTGCTGGCCCATACCGGCGGCACCTTCTGCGCGGGTGCGGATCTCAGCGAGGCCGGGTCCGGCGGGTCGCCCTCGTCGGCCTACGACATGGCCGTCGAGCGGGCCCGGGAGATGGCCGCCCTGATGCGCGCCATCGTCGAATCCCGACTGCCGGTGATCGCCGCGATCGACGGCCACGTCCGGGCCGGCGGGTTCGGCTTGGTGGGCGCCTGCGACATCGCGGTCGCCGGCCCGCGCAGCAGCTTCGCGCTGACCGAGGCGCGGATCGGCGTCGCCCCGGCCATCATCTCGCTGACGCTGCTGCCGAAGCTGTCGGCGCGCGCGGCCGCGCGCTACTACCTGACCGGCGAGAAGTTCGACGCCCGACGGGCCGAGGAGATCGGGTTGATCACCATGGCCGCCGAGGACGTCGACGCCGCGGTCGACCAACTGGTCGCCGACGTGGGCCGCGGTTCGCCGCAGGGCCTCGCGGCGTCCAAGGCACTGACCACCGCCGCGGTGCTGGAGCGCTTCGACCGGGACGCCGAGCGGCTGGCCGAGGAATCCGCCCGGCTGTTCGTGTCCGACGAAGCCCGCGAAGGCATGCTGGCGTTCCTGGAGAAGCGGTCACCCAACTGGACGAGTTAG
- a CDS encoding DUF1707 SHOCT-like domain-containing protein, translated as MSNSTQRDAEDTRDEPSRAADTDRIQIAQLLAYAAEQGRLQLNDYEDRLTRAYAAKTYEELDQLRADLPGAPISPRRGGKPNPAPSTLLLALLSGFERRGRWNVPKKLTTFTLWGSGVVDLRYADFTSTEVDIHAMSIMGVQSILLPPEVNVEVHGRGMMGNFDRDVPGQGTPGAPTVHIRGFSLWGGVGIRRKARRPRP; from the coding sequence ATGAGCAACTCAACGCAACGGGATGCGGAGGATACGCGCGACGAGCCGTCGCGCGCCGCCGATACTGATCGCATACAGATTGCACAGTTGCTGGCATATGCGGCCGAGCAGGGCCGGCTGCAGCTCAACGACTATGAGGACCGCCTGACCAGGGCTTATGCGGCCAAAACGTACGAGGAACTCGATCAGCTGCGGGCCGATCTACCGGGCGCGCCGATCAGCCCGCGCCGCGGCGGCAAACCGAATCCGGCGCCCTCGACGCTGCTGCTGGCCTTGTTGAGCGGCTTCGAGCGGCGCGGCCGGTGGAACGTCCCGAAGAAGCTGACCACCTTCACCCTGTGGGGCAGCGGCGTGGTCGATCTGCGCTACGCCGACTTCACCTCGACCGAGGTCGACATCCACGCGATGTCCATCATGGGCGTGCAAAGCATTTTGCTGCCGCCGGAGGTCAACGTCGAGGTGCACGGCCGCGGCATGATGGGAAACTTCGACCGCGACGTCCCCGGCCAGGGCACTCCGGGCGCGCCGACGGTGCACATCCGTGGCTTCTCGCTGTGGGGCGGGGTGGGCATCAGGCGCAAGGCGCGCCGGCCACGGCCCTAG
- a CDS encoding aldo/keto reductase, whose amino-acid sequence MSKVPTIELNDGARIPQLGFGVYQIKPDETAAAVRAALDIGYRHIDTAEMYGNEREVAQGIRDAGLDRSEVFVTSKLNNGFHEPDAARRAFDATLKALGSDYVDLFLIHWPLPTLYGGDFVSTWRVLEEFARDGRARSIGVSNFQVPHLERLAAETDTVPAVNQVEVHPYFTNQKVRGYAREHGIAIEAWSPIAQGDVLGDAVINRIADGLGRTAAQVVLRWHIQRGDVVFPKTVNPDRMKSNFELFDFELDERAMEAISALDRGESGRRGPNPDTFDYIPR is encoded by the coding sequence GTGAGCAAGGTTCCGACGATCGAACTCAACGACGGTGCGCGCATCCCGCAGCTCGGCTTCGGCGTGTATCAGATCAAGCCCGACGAGACTGCCGCGGCGGTGCGGGCGGCTCTGGATATCGGATACCGCCACATCGACACCGCCGAAATGTACGGCAACGAACGGGAAGTCGCTCAGGGTATTCGCGACGCCGGGCTGGATCGATCCGAGGTTTTCGTCACCAGCAAGCTCAACAACGGATTTCACGAACCTGACGCCGCGCGCCGGGCATTCGACGCCACGCTGAAAGCCTTGGGCTCCGACTACGTCGACCTGTTTCTGATCCACTGGCCGCTGCCCACGCTGTACGGCGGCGACTTCGTTTCCACCTGGCGGGTTTTGGAGGAGTTCGCCCGCGACGGCCGCGCCCGCAGCATCGGTGTGTCGAATTTCCAAGTCCCACACCTGGAGCGGCTCGCCGCCGAAACCGACACCGTGCCCGCCGTCAACCAGGTCGAGGTGCATCCCTACTTCACCAACCAGAAGGTCCGCGGCTACGCCCGCGAGCACGGCATCGCGATCGAGGCGTGGTCGCCCATCGCGCAGGGCGACGTGCTCGGCGACGCGGTCATCAACCGCATCGCCGACGGTCTCGGCCGCACCGCCGCGCAGGTGGTGCTGCGCTGGCACATCCAGCGCGGCGACGTCGTCTTTCCCAAGACGGTCAACCCGGATCGGATGAAATCGAACTTCGAACTGTTCGACTTCGAGCTGGACGAGCGCGCGATGGAGGCGATCTCGGCGCTGGATCGCGGGGAATCCGGGCGACGCGGCCCCAATCCGGACACCTTCGACTACATACCACGCTGA